From Passer domesticus isolate bPasDom1 chromosome 20, bPasDom1.hap1, whole genome shotgun sequence, one genomic window encodes:
- the RPL38 gene encoding large ribosomal subunit protein eL38 — translation MPRKIEEIKDFLLTARRKDAKSVKIKKNKDNVKFKVRCSRYLYTLVITDKEKAEKLKQSLPPGLAVKELK, via the exons ATG CCTCGCAAGATTGAGGAGATCAAGGACTTCCTGCTGACGGCGCGGCGGAAGGACGCCAAGT CCGTCAAGATCAAGAAGAACAAGGACAATGTGAAGTTCAAGGTGCGCTGCAGCCGGTACCTGTACACGCTGGTCATCACCGACAAGGAGAAGGCGGAGAAGCTGAAGCAGTCCCTGCCCCCAG GTCTGGCCGTGAAGGAGCTGAAGTGA